One window of Pirellulales bacterium genomic DNA carries:
- a CDS encoding ORF6N domain-containing protein produces MTSPYVQETVQIHNSVLKNLHHSGIPLLSYKANAPWHLTIAVRWDNVAREMRRQSKAKGPAVHLPAERIAQRIIIVRGHKVLLDFDLAAIYGVETRTLVQAVKRNAARFPLDFMFQLTVQELASWRSQFVISNVG; encoded by the coding sequence ATGACCTCGCCCTATGTGCAAGAAACTGTGCAAATCCACAACAGCGTCTTGAAGAATCTGCATCATTCCGGGATTCCACTGTTATCGTACAAGGCAAATGCGCCTTGGCATTTGACCATTGCGGTTCGGTGGGATAATGTCGCTCGCGAAATGAGAAGGCAGTCAAAAGCCAAGGGGCCAGCGGTTCATTTGCCGGCCGAACGGATCGCCCAGCGAATCATTATTGTTCGCGGGCATAAGGTGCTGCTCGATTTTGACCTGGCCGCGATATATGGCGTCGAAACTCGTACGCTGGTTCAAGCGGTTAAACGTAACGCCGCGAGATTCCCGCTAGACTTCATGTTTCAATTGACAGTACAAGAGCTTGCAAGTTGGAGATCACAATTTGTGATCTCCAATGTGGGCAG